From the genome of Glycine max cultivar Williams 82 chromosome 2, Glycine_max_v4.0, whole genome shotgun sequence, one region includes:
- the LOC100820301 gene encoding protein trichome birefringence-like 8 — protein sequence MKRESTYALSFLVLLLSSILFFNLVYPFDLQLLSRFAFLSSNVTPNNSHKSPLVEACDYSRGRWVWDETYHRQLYDENCPFLDPGFRCRQNGRKNERFRKWRWQPDGCDIPRFNASDLLERNRNGRIVFAGDSVGRNQWESLLCMLTQGVSNLSKIYEVNGNPISKHNGFLVMRFQEYNMTVEYYRTPFLCVIGRPPLNSSSNVRSTIRLDELHWYFNKWVAADVLVFNSGHWWNPDKTIKSGIYFQEGGRVNMTMNVKEAFRRSLQTWKSWTLHNLDPRSFVFFRSYSSVHFRNGTWNDGGECDMQTEPENDPTKLEIEPYYNIFVSGVVKQTQYERRKAHFLNITYLSELRKDGHPSKYREPGTPPDAPQDCSHWCLPGVPDTWNELLYAQLLSEKFGINKIFPERG from the exons atgaagagagaaTCAACATATGCACTCTCTTTTCTTGTCCTCTTACTCTCATCCATATTATTTTTCAACCTCGTGTACCCTTTTGATCTACAGTTACTTTCTCGCTTTGCTTTCTTGTCATCAAATGTCACTCCCAATAATTCACACAAATCGCCACTCGTCGAAGCATGCGATTATTCCAGAGGCCGCTGGGTGTGGGATGAAACCTACCATCGTCAATTGTATGATGAAAACTGCCCCTTTCTGGATCCCGGATTCCGGTGTCGCCAAAACGGACGGAAAAATGAAAGGTTTCGTAAATGGAGATGGCAACCTGATGGCTGTGACATTCCCCG GTTCAATGCCAGTGACCTCCTAGAAAGGAATCGCAATGGACGCATTGTGTTTGCGGGTGATTCCGTGGGCAGAAACCAATGGGAGTCTTTGCTATGCATGCTGACACAAGGGGTTTCTAACCTCTCCAAAATATATGAAGTGAATGGAAATCCCATAAGCAAACACAACGGTTTTCTGGTAATGAGGTTTCAGGAATACAACATGACAGTAGAGTACTACAGGACACCCTTCTTGTGTGTTATAGGTCGCCCACCACTTAACTCATCTAGTAATGTCCGAAGTACTATCAGGCTTGACGAGTTGCACTGGTATTTCAATAAATGGGTAGCAGCAGATGTTCTTGTTTTCAATTCCGGGCATTGGTGGAACCCAGACAAAACCATCAAGTC GGGCATCTACTTCCAGGAAGGAGGAAGGGTAAACATGACGATGAACGTGAAAGAAGCATTTAGGAGATCCCTGCAGACATGGAAATCATGGACATTGCATAATCTCGATCCAAGGAGTTTCGTCTTCTTTCGTAGCTATTCCTCCGTTCATTTCAG GAATGGCACATGGAATGATGGAGGAGAGTGTGACATGCAAACAGAGCCAGAAAATGACCCTACAAAACTTGAAATTGAACCATATTATAACATATTTGTATCTGGTGTTGTCAAACAGACGCAATACGAGAGACGGAAGGCCCACTTTTTGAACATCACATATCTTTCAGAATTGAGGAAAGACGGTCACCCTTCCAAGTATCGGGAACCGGGTACTCCACCTGATGCCCCACAGGATTGCAGCCACTGGTGCTTACCAGGGGTG